In Chiroxiphia lanceolata isolate bChiLan1 chromosome 2, bChiLan1.pri, whole genome shotgun sequence, a single genomic region encodes these proteins:
- the SLC25A6 gene encoding ADP/ATP translocase 3 — protein MADQAISFLKDFLAGGVAAAISKTAVAPIERVKLLLQVQHASKQIAADKQYKGIIDCVVRIPKEQGMLSFWRGNLANVIRYFPTQALNFAFKDKYKQVFLGGVDKHTQFWRYFAGNLASGGAAGATSLCFVYPLDFARTRLAADVGKAGADREFSGLGDCLVKITKSDGVRGLYQGFNVSVQGIIIYRAAYFGIYDTAKGMLPDPRNTHIVISWMIAQTVTAVAGVVSYPFDTVRRRMMMQSGRKGADIMYSGTIDCWRKIARDEGGKAFFKGAWSNVLRGMGGAFVLVLYDEFKKVI, from the exons ATGGCGGACCAGGCCATCTCCTTCCTCAAGGACTTCTTGGCGGGCGGCGTCGCCGCCGCCATCAGCAAGACCGCGGTGGCGCCCATCGAGCGGGTCAAGCTCTTGCTCCAG GTGCAACATGCAAGCAAACAGATTGCTGCTGATAAGCAGTACAAGGGTATCATCGATTGTGTAGTACGTATTCCAAAGGAACAAGGAATGCTGTCTTTCTGGCGAGGAAACTTGGCTAATGTCATCAGATACTTCCCAACTCAAGCTCTCAACTTTGCCTTCAAGGATAAGTATAAGCAGGTTTTCTTGGGAGGTGTAGACAAGCACACTCAGTTCTGGAGATATTTTGCTGGTAACCTGGCATCTGGTGGTGCAGCTGGAGCCACTTCCCTCTGCTTTGTCTACCCCTTGGATTTTGCAAGAACCCGTTTGGCTGCTGATGTTGGAAAAGCTGGTGCAGACAGAGAATTCTCTGGTCTCGGGGACTGTCTAGTCAAAATTACCAAGTCTGATGGTGTGCGAGGCTTGTACCAAGGGTTCAATGTCTCTGTCCAAGGCATCATCATCTATAGAGCTGCCTACTTCGGGATCTATGATACAGCAAAAG GCATGCTCCCAGATCCCAGAAATACTCACATTGTTATCAGTTGGATGATTGCCCAGACGGTGACTGCTGTGGCTGGTGTGGTGTCCTATCCTTTTGATACAGTGCGGCGTAGAATGATGATGCAGTCAGGACGCAAAGGAG ctgatATCATGTACTCTGGAACGATTGACTGCTGGCGGAAGATTGCAAGGGATGAGGGAGGAAAGGCGTTCTTCAAGGGTGCATGGTCCAATGTTCTCAGAGGCATGGGGGGTGCTTTTGTGCTTGTGCTGTACGATGAATTCAAGAAAGTCATTTAA
- the ASMTL gene encoding probable bifunctional dTTP/UTP pyrophosphatase/methyltransferase protein isoform X1, which yields MVLNPVLGKLVSKRVVLASASPRRQEILTNVGLRFEVVPSWFKETLEKSSFAAPFEYAVETARQKALEVANRMHVRHMRTPDVVIGADTIVSVDEQILEKPVDKQDAYRMLSRLNGKEHSVFTGVAIIHCHSKDSKLEMEITDFYEETKVKFSDLSEELLWEYIHSGEPMDKAGGYGIQALGGMLVEYVHGDFLNVMGFPLNHFCKKLAELYYPPSKHNVQHKKYDSIPSVDTFENLSDGESESSNFTEHKGASKLDSSGKHSSGGVYTSENSSGVRTGFTVPLENQNGVSQRAPEVPSKILELMDGFRASKALLVASKLKIFDHLKHKGPAKAVDIANDIGTSVCGTERLLDACAALGLLEKTPQGYSNTDSANTFLTSDGEYSLHGYIIHSNDHLWPLFTNLESAVKEGSRQNHRAFGKKAEDLFKDYYHSQEGKQRFMAAMHSIARLTARDVATAFDLSRFKSACDLGGCTGALAHELVQIYPNLKVTVFDLPEVIANISYFQPSGQHTASVTFVSGDFFKDNLPEADLYILSRILHDWPDEKIHVLLSKISALCRPGSALLVAETVLDEQKTHPSRAVLQSLSITEGCAILLAEMVLDDEKKNRSTALLQSLNMLVQTEGKERSGSEYQALLEQHGFTNVKIRITGNLLDVILCVKT from the exons ATGGTGTTGAACCCCGTGCTGGGGAAGCTGGTCAGCAAGCGGGTGGTGCTGGCCAGCGCCTCGCCGCGCCGCCAGGAGATCCTCACCAACGTG GGCCTGCGGTTTGAGGTGGTTCCATCCTGGTTTAAAGAGACACTTGAAAAGTCATCTTTTGCAGCCCCTTTTGAGTATGCTGTGGAAACAGCAAGACAGAAAGCTCTTGAAGTAGCAAACAGAATGCATGTA AGGCATATGAGAACACCTGATGTTGTCATAGGAGCAGACACTATTGTG TCTGTGGATGAGCAGATCTTGGAGAAACCAGTTGATAAGCAAGATGCCTATAGGATGCTGTCAAG GTTGAATGGGAAAGAGCACAGCGTCTTCACAGGAGTGGCTATTATACACTGCCACAGTAAAG acAGTAAGCTAGAGATGGAAATTACTGATTTCTATGAAGAGactaaagtaaaattttctgaTCTGTCTGAAGAGCTCCTATGGGAGTACATTCATAGTGGGGAGCCAAT ggACAAGGCGGGTGGATACGGTATCCAGGCCCTTGGTGGAATGTTGGTTGAGTATGTCCATGGAGACTTCTTGAATGTGATGGGATTTCCTCTGAATCACTTCTGCAAAAAGCTAGCAGAATTGTACTATCCACCCTCTAAGCATAATGTACAACATAAAAAGTATGACTCTATCCCTTCTGTGGACACTTTTGAGAACCTAAGTGATGGAGAAAGTGAATCTTCAAATTTCACAGAGCACAAAGGTGCCAGTAAGTTGGACAGCAGTGGGAAGCATTCCTCAGGAGGTGTTTACACTTCTGAAAACAGTTCTGGTGTCAGAACTGGTTTTACAGTACCTTTGGAAAATCAGAATGGAGTGTCACAAAGAGCACCAGAAGTTCCATCTAAAATTCTAGAGCTGATGGATGGTTTTAGGGCTTCAaag GCTCTGCTTGTAGCCTCTAAGCTGAAGATATTTGATCACCTGAAACATAAAGGTCCAGCGAAAGCTGTGGATATTGCAAATGACATTGGAACCTCTGTATGTggaacagaaagactccttgaTGCATGTGCTGCTCTTGGATTACTGGAGAAGACACCACAAG GTTACAGTAATACAGACTCAGCAAATACCTTCCTGACCTCAGATGGTGAATACTCACTTCATGGCTACATTATTCACTCTAATGATCACCTTTGGCCTCTCTTTACAAACTTGGAGTCTGCTGTCAAAGAAGGCAGCAGGCAGAACCATCGAGCCTttggaaagaaagcagaggatTTATTTAAG gACTATTATCACAGCCAGGAGGGAAAGCAACGTTTTATGGCTGCCATGCACAGCATTGCTCGCCTGACAGCAAGAGACGTGGCTACAGCATTTGATCTTTCACGGTTTAAGTCTGCTTGTGATTTAGGAG GTTGCACTGGAGCTCTGGCTCATGAATTAGTACAAATATACCCAAATCTCAAGGTCACAGTATTTGACCTTCCAGAAGTCATTGCAAACATCTCTTACTTTCAGCCTTCAGGACAACACACAGCTTCAGTGACATTTGTATCAG GTGACTTCTTTAAGGATAATCTTCCAGAAGCAGATCTTTACATCCTTTCACGTATTCTTCATGACTGGCCTGATGAAAAGATACATGTGCTGTTAAGCAAGATATCAGCTCTTTGCAGACCAG GAAGTGCCTTGCTAGTGGCAGAAACTGTGCTTGATGAACAGAAGACACACCCTTCTAGAGCTGTGCTACAGTCCCTCAGTATTACTGAAG gctGTGCAATTTTGCTGGCTGAAATGGTGTTGGATGATGAGAAGAAGAAcaggagcacagctctgctgcagtctTTGAACATGCTTGTGCagacagagggaaaggagagaagtgGCTCTGAATATCAAGCCTTGCTGGAACAACATGGATTCACAAATGTCAAAATCAGAATTACAGGAAATTTGTTAGATGTCATTCTCTGTGTTAAGACCTAG
- the ASMTL gene encoding probable bifunctional dTTP/UTP pyrophosphatase/methyltransferase protein isoform X2, whose protein sequence is MVLNPVLGKLVSKRVVLASASPRRQEILTNVGLRFEVVPSWFKETLEKSSFAAPFEYAVETARQKALEVANRMHVRHMRTPDVVIGADTIVSVDEQILEKPVDKQDAYRMLSRLNGKEHSVFTGVAIIHCHSKDSKLEMEITDFYEETKVKFSDLSEELLWEYIHSGEPMDKAGGYGIQALGGMLVEYVHGDFLNVMGFPLNHFCKKLAELYYPPSKHNVQHKKYDSIPSVDTFENLSDGESESSNFTEHKGASKLDSSGKHSSGGVYTSENSSGVRTGFTVPLENQNGVSQRAPEVPSKILELMDGFRASKALLVASKLKIFDHLKHKGPAKAVDIANDIGTSVCGTERLLDACAALGLLEKTPQGYSNTDSANTFLTSDGEYSLHGYIIHSNDHLWPLFTNLESAVKEGSRQNHRAFGKKAEDLFKDYYHSQEGKQRFMAAMHSIARLTARDVATAFDLSRFKSACDLGGCTGALAHELVQIYPNLKVTVFDLPEVIANISYFQPSGQHTASVTFVSGDFFKDNLPEADLYILSRILHDWPDEKIHVLLSKISALCRPGCAILLAEMVLDDEKKNRSTALLQSLNMLVQTEGKERSGSEYQALLEQHGFTNVKIRITGNLLDVILCVKT, encoded by the exons ATGGTGTTGAACCCCGTGCTGGGGAAGCTGGTCAGCAAGCGGGTGGTGCTGGCCAGCGCCTCGCCGCGCCGCCAGGAGATCCTCACCAACGTG GGCCTGCGGTTTGAGGTGGTTCCATCCTGGTTTAAAGAGACACTTGAAAAGTCATCTTTTGCAGCCCCTTTTGAGTATGCTGTGGAAACAGCAAGACAGAAAGCTCTTGAAGTAGCAAACAGAATGCATGTA AGGCATATGAGAACACCTGATGTTGTCATAGGAGCAGACACTATTGTG TCTGTGGATGAGCAGATCTTGGAGAAACCAGTTGATAAGCAAGATGCCTATAGGATGCTGTCAAG GTTGAATGGGAAAGAGCACAGCGTCTTCACAGGAGTGGCTATTATACACTGCCACAGTAAAG acAGTAAGCTAGAGATGGAAATTACTGATTTCTATGAAGAGactaaagtaaaattttctgaTCTGTCTGAAGAGCTCCTATGGGAGTACATTCATAGTGGGGAGCCAAT ggACAAGGCGGGTGGATACGGTATCCAGGCCCTTGGTGGAATGTTGGTTGAGTATGTCCATGGAGACTTCTTGAATGTGATGGGATTTCCTCTGAATCACTTCTGCAAAAAGCTAGCAGAATTGTACTATCCACCCTCTAAGCATAATGTACAACATAAAAAGTATGACTCTATCCCTTCTGTGGACACTTTTGAGAACCTAAGTGATGGAGAAAGTGAATCTTCAAATTTCACAGAGCACAAAGGTGCCAGTAAGTTGGACAGCAGTGGGAAGCATTCCTCAGGAGGTGTTTACACTTCTGAAAACAGTTCTGGTGTCAGAACTGGTTTTACAGTACCTTTGGAAAATCAGAATGGAGTGTCACAAAGAGCACCAGAAGTTCCATCTAAAATTCTAGAGCTGATGGATGGTTTTAGGGCTTCAaag GCTCTGCTTGTAGCCTCTAAGCTGAAGATATTTGATCACCTGAAACATAAAGGTCCAGCGAAAGCTGTGGATATTGCAAATGACATTGGAACCTCTGTATGTggaacagaaagactccttgaTGCATGTGCTGCTCTTGGATTACTGGAGAAGACACCACAAG GTTACAGTAATACAGACTCAGCAAATACCTTCCTGACCTCAGATGGTGAATACTCACTTCATGGCTACATTATTCACTCTAATGATCACCTTTGGCCTCTCTTTACAAACTTGGAGTCTGCTGTCAAAGAAGGCAGCAGGCAGAACCATCGAGCCTttggaaagaaagcagaggatTTATTTAAG gACTATTATCACAGCCAGGAGGGAAAGCAACGTTTTATGGCTGCCATGCACAGCATTGCTCGCCTGACAGCAAGAGACGTGGCTACAGCATTTGATCTTTCACGGTTTAAGTCTGCTTGTGATTTAGGAG GTTGCACTGGAGCTCTGGCTCATGAATTAGTACAAATATACCCAAATCTCAAGGTCACAGTATTTGACCTTCCAGAAGTCATTGCAAACATCTCTTACTTTCAGCCTTCAGGACAACACACAGCTTCAGTGACATTTGTATCAG GTGACTTCTTTAAGGATAATCTTCCAGAAGCAGATCTTTACATCCTTTCACGTATTCTTCATGACTGGCCTGATGAAAAGATACATGTGCTGTTAAGCAAGATATCAGCTCTTTGCAGACCAG gctGTGCAATTTTGCTGGCTGAAATGGTGTTGGATGATGAGAAGAAGAAcaggagcacagctctgctgcagtctTTGAACATGCTTGTGCagacagagggaaaggagagaagtgGCTCTGAATATCAAGCCTTGCTGGAACAACATGGATTCACAAATGTCAAAATCAGAATTACAGGAAATTTGTTAGATGTCATTCTCTGTGTTAAGACCTAG
- the ASMTL gene encoding probable bifunctional dTTP/UTP pyrophosphatase/methyltransferase protein isoform X3, producing MEITDFYEETKVKFSDLSEELLWEYIHSGEPMDKAGGYGIQALGGMLVEYVHGDFLNVMGFPLNHFCKKLAELYYPPSKHNVQHKKYDSIPSVDTFENLSDGESESSNFTEHKGASKLDSSGKHSSGGVYTSENSSGVRTGFTVPLENQNGVSQRAPEVPSKILELMDGFRASKALLVASKLKIFDHLKHKGPAKAVDIANDIGTSVCGTERLLDACAALGLLEKTPQGYSNTDSANTFLTSDGEYSLHGYIIHSNDHLWPLFTNLESAVKEGSRQNHRAFGKKAEDLFKDYYHSQEGKQRFMAAMHSIARLTARDVATAFDLSRFKSACDLGGCTGALAHELVQIYPNLKVTVFDLPEVIANISYFQPSGQHTASVTFVSGDFFKDNLPEADLYILSRILHDWPDEKIHVLLSKISALCRPGSALLVAETVLDEQKTHPSRAVLQSLSITEGCAILLAEMVLDDEKKNRSTALLQSLNMLVQTEGKERSGSEYQALLEQHGFTNVKIRITGNLLDVILCVKT from the exons ATGGAAATTACTGATTTCTATGAAGAGactaaagtaaaattttctgaTCTGTCTGAAGAGCTCCTATGGGAGTACATTCATAGTGGGGAGCCAAT ggACAAGGCGGGTGGATACGGTATCCAGGCCCTTGGTGGAATGTTGGTTGAGTATGTCCATGGAGACTTCTTGAATGTGATGGGATTTCCTCTGAATCACTTCTGCAAAAAGCTAGCAGAATTGTACTATCCACCCTCTAAGCATAATGTACAACATAAAAAGTATGACTCTATCCCTTCTGTGGACACTTTTGAGAACCTAAGTGATGGAGAAAGTGAATCTTCAAATTTCACAGAGCACAAAGGTGCCAGTAAGTTGGACAGCAGTGGGAAGCATTCCTCAGGAGGTGTTTACACTTCTGAAAACAGTTCTGGTGTCAGAACTGGTTTTACAGTACCTTTGGAAAATCAGAATGGAGTGTCACAAAGAGCACCAGAAGTTCCATCTAAAATTCTAGAGCTGATGGATGGTTTTAGGGCTTCAaag GCTCTGCTTGTAGCCTCTAAGCTGAAGATATTTGATCACCTGAAACATAAAGGTCCAGCGAAAGCTGTGGATATTGCAAATGACATTGGAACCTCTGTATGTggaacagaaagactccttgaTGCATGTGCTGCTCTTGGATTACTGGAGAAGACACCACAAG GTTACAGTAATACAGACTCAGCAAATACCTTCCTGACCTCAGATGGTGAATACTCACTTCATGGCTACATTATTCACTCTAATGATCACCTTTGGCCTCTCTTTACAAACTTGGAGTCTGCTGTCAAAGAAGGCAGCAGGCAGAACCATCGAGCCTttggaaagaaagcagaggatTTATTTAAG gACTATTATCACAGCCAGGAGGGAAAGCAACGTTTTATGGCTGCCATGCACAGCATTGCTCGCCTGACAGCAAGAGACGTGGCTACAGCATTTGATCTTTCACGGTTTAAGTCTGCTTGTGATTTAGGAG GTTGCACTGGAGCTCTGGCTCATGAATTAGTACAAATATACCCAAATCTCAAGGTCACAGTATTTGACCTTCCAGAAGTCATTGCAAACATCTCTTACTTTCAGCCTTCAGGACAACACACAGCTTCAGTGACATTTGTATCAG GTGACTTCTTTAAGGATAATCTTCCAGAAGCAGATCTTTACATCCTTTCACGTATTCTTCATGACTGGCCTGATGAAAAGATACATGTGCTGTTAAGCAAGATATCAGCTCTTTGCAGACCAG GAAGTGCCTTGCTAGTGGCAGAAACTGTGCTTGATGAACAGAAGACACACCCTTCTAGAGCTGTGCTACAGTCCCTCAGTATTACTGAAG gctGTGCAATTTTGCTGGCTGAAATGGTGTTGGATGATGAGAAGAAGAAcaggagcacagctctgctgcagtctTTGAACATGCTTGTGCagacagagggaaaggagagaagtgGCTCTGAATATCAAGCCTTGCTGGAACAACATGGATTCACAAATGTCAAAATCAGAATTACAGGAAATTTGTTAGATGTCATTCTCTGTGTTAAGACCTAG